A single genomic interval of Alphaproteobacteria bacterium harbors:
- a CDS encoding DNA mismatch repair protein MutS, giving the protein MAKSKQPDDMDLFRDMMRGVKKLPQNSAPKANKAEEKPESEKMTWDDVGTPPKTKSTDAPELKTGKNHGVDASTFEKFRRGNMPIDATLDLHGMTQAEAHGALKKFIASSSDMGDRCVLIITGKGGVRREDTMEKTGVLRENLPKWLNGADLRGKILSLCQAQPRHGGSGAFYVLLKRRREG; this is encoded by the coding sequence ATGGCGAAATCCAAACAACCGGATGATATGGATTTATTCCGCGATATGATGCGCGGGGTAAAAAAACTGCCGCAAAATTCCGCGCCTAAGGCAAATAAGGCCGAGGAAAAGCCAGAGTCGGAAAAAATGACCTGGGATGATGTCGGCACGCCGCCAAAAACAAAATCCACGGACGCTCCGGAATTGAAGACGGGAAAAAATCATGGCGTCGATGCCTCGACGTTTGAAAAATTCCGCCGCGGCAATATGCCCATCGATGCGACATTGGATTTGCATGGCATGACCCAGGCGGAGGCGCATGGCGCCTTGAAAAAATTCATCGCCTCGTCCAGCGATATGGGCGACCGCTGTGTTTTAATCATTACCGGCAAGGGCGGGGTCAGGCGCGAAGACACGATGGAAAAAACCGGTGTGTTGCGGGAAAACCTGCCCAAATGGCTGAATGGCGCCGATTTGCGCGGCAAGATTCTTTCCCTGTGCCAGGCGCAGCCGCGCCATGGCGGATCGGGCGCATTTTACGTCTTGCTAAAACGCCGGCGAGAGGGATAA
- a CDS encoding BON domain-containing protein: MVIGAGAMAGTAAMEERGFSQSAEDLRINTEIQGQWMDHSFDMFQRLSLTVREGRVLVIGFVITPDQRLEAIKRIWRVPGVKEVINEIRIDDGSGGVDALAQDTAAAAEIKAKMTLDKNIYSINYSVDVVRGVAYIMGIAQNEAELTRVIALCKRLDYIKQVKQYVRIKSRAGETS, encoded by the coding sequence ATGGTAATCGGCGCTGGCGCGATGGCAGGAACCGCCGCGATGGAAGAACGCGGATTCAGCCAGTCGGCCGAAGATTTGCGGATCAATACCGAAATTCAGGGCCAATGGATGGATCATAGTTTTGATATGTTCCAGAGACTGAGCCTGACCGTGCGCGAAGGAAGGGTTTTGGTTATCGGTTTTGTAATAACGCCGGACCAGAGATTGGAAGCGATAAAAAGAATTTGGCGCGTGCCCGGCGTCAAGGAAGTCATTAATGAAATTCGCATCGACGATGGCAGCGGCGGGGTCGATGCGCTGGCCCAAGATACGGCCGCGGCCGCGGAAATTAAGGCCAAAATGACGCTGGATAAAAATATCTATTCCATTAATTATTCCGTCGATGTAGTGCGCGGCGTTGCCTATATCATGGGGATTGCGCAGAACGAGGCCGAATTAACCCGCGTTATTGCCCTTTGCAAGCGGCTGGACTATATCAAGCAAGTGAAACAATATGTGCGTATCAAATCGCGCGCCGGAGAAACATCATGA
- the rsmI gene encoding 16S rRNA (cytidine(1402)-2'-O)-methyltransferase, with protein sequence MVATPIGNKWDITLRALQTLQSVDWIAAEDTRHSQKLLNFYGIDAKLISYHDHNEMGMAGKLAGKIQGGESVALISDAGTPLISDPGYRLMQACVAENIPIHIIPGPSSVIAALAISGLPPIPFHFVGFLPQKGRSNKLLEWQKLEATIMFFESPMRLVESLQKCLDVFGDVDAAIARELTKTFEEMQRGKLSTLIAHYTAHEPRGEVTVLIDNSHPISTSATDLDGMLKKAMEFMTVKDAVETVSHEAKLPKRQVYKRALELQKEMHGEAE encoded by the coding sequence GTGGTGGCAACCCCCATCGGCAATAAATGGGATATTACCCTGCGCGCGTTGCAGACATTGCAAAGCGTGGATTGGATCGCGGCCGAAGATACGCGCCACAGCCAAAAATTGCTGAATTTCTATGGCATCGATGCCAAATTGATTTCTTATCATGACCACAATGAAATGGGCATGGCCGGCAAGCTCGCCGGAAAAATTCAGGGCGGGGAATCCGTCGCGCTGATCAGCGATGCCGGAACGCCGTTAATTTCCGATCCAGGGTACCGGCTGATGCAGGCTTGCGTTGCCGAAAATATCCCGATTCATATCATTCCCGGCCCATCGTCGGTGATTGCCGCGCTGGCGATTTCCGGCCTGCCGCCAATTCCATTTCATTTTGTCGGGTTCTTGCCGCAAAAAGGCCGCAGCAATAAATTGCTGGAATGGCAGAAATTAGAAGCCACCATCATGTTTTTCGAATCCCCCATGCGATTGGTGGAATCTTTGCAAAAATGTTTGGATGTGTTCGGCGATGTCGATGCGGCGATTGCGCGCGAGTTGACCAAAACATTCGAAGAAATGCAGCGCGGAAAATTATCCACGCTAATCGCCCATTACACGGCGCACGAGCCGCGCGGCGAAGTAACGGTATTGATCGATAATTCGCACCCGATCAGTACCAGCGCGACCGACCTTGACGGCATGCTGAAAAAAGCGATGGAATTTATGACCGTGAAAGACGCGGTGGAAACCGTGTCGCACGAAGCCAAATTGCCGAAACGCCAAGTGTATAAGCGCGCGTTGGAATTGCAAAAAGAAATGCATGGCGAAGCCGAATAA
- a CDS encoding murein transglycosylase: MKKNNFFRTAGFLALAILAGCATPSVPPTATIDTPKETAPVIAPRRAIALDQLPGWSSEDPLAAVQGLKAACPKLIKRGGDNNYFGNKYADRIAPARWQEICADARTVSNESGAAYFWQQNFEAIPMVDGDKNTGLITGYYEAELHGSLKKSEKFRYPLYKMPSDKYLDLSRREIDHGALQGKKLELVWIDDPVSVFALHIQGSGRVTLDDGRVMRVGFAGKNRQPYYSIGKAIGEQNILPKDKIEMASIEKWLRNNPERAATILQTNPSYIFFRQIDGLAEHHEGPIGAYGLPLIPERSIAVDRAFYPLGIPMWIDAAHPVNGAPLQKIVYAFDTGSAIKGKIRADYFFGSGDDAKYAAGQMRGRGKLYAIVPRGEIAVSSK; the protein is encoded by the coding sequence ATGAAGAAAAATAATTTTTTCCGCACCGCCGGATTTTTGGCCCTGGCTATTTTGGCTGGATGCGCGACCCCATCGGTTCCGCCAACCGCGACCATTGATACCCCAAAGGAAACCGCCCCGGTCATCGCGCCGCGCCGCGCTATCGCGCTGGATCAATTGCCAGGCTGGTCGTCCGAAGATCCGTTGGCGGCGGTGCAGGGATTAAAGGCTGCTTGCCCGAAATTGATCAAACGCGGCGGCGACAATAATTATTTTGGCAACAAATACGCTGACCGCATTGCCCCGGCGCGCTGGCAGGAAATTTGCGCCGATGCGCGCACCGTTTCGAACGAATCCGGCGCCGCTTATTTCTGGCAGCAAAATTTCGAAGCCATTCCGATGGTCGATGGCGATAAAAATACCGGCCTTATCACCGGATATTACGAGGCCGAACTGCATGGTTCCTTAAAAAAATCCGAAAAATTCCGCTATCCGCTGTATAAAATGCCGTCCGATAAATATTTGGATTTAAGCCGCAGGGAAATCGATCATGGCGCGCTTCAGGGTAAAAAACTGGAATTGGTTTGGATCGACGATCCGGTTTCCGTATTCGCGCTGCATATTCAGGGTTCCGGCCGGGTGACGCTGGATGATGGCCGGGTAATGCGCGTTGGATTCGCCGGCAAGAACCGCCAGCCTTATTATTCCATCGGCAAGGCGATTGGCGAGCAGAATATTCTGCCCAAAGATAAAATCGAAATGGCCTCGATTGAAAAATGGTTGCGCAACAATCCGGAACGCGCCGCCACGATATTGCAAACAAATCCGTCTTATATTTTCTTCCGTCAAATCGACGGGTTGGCCGAACATCACGAAGGACCCATCGGCGCCTATGGATTGCCGTTAATTCCGGAACGCAGCATTGCGGTGGATCGCGCCTTTTACCCGCTTGGCATTCCGATGTGGATCGATGCCGCGCACCCGGTCAATGGCGCGCCATTGCAAAAAATCGTTTATGCGTTCGACACTGGAAGCGCGATAAAGGGTAAAATCCGCGCCGATTATTTCTTTGGCAGCGGCGATGACGCTAAATACGCGGCCGGACAAATGCGCGGACGCGGAAAATTATACGCGATTGTGCCGCGCGGCGAAATCGCCGTATCCTCGAAATAA
- a CDS encoding YraN family protein: MAKPNKSPFKVKQGGDNFRRGVWAESCALLFLLSKGYWPLARRYKTRDGEIDLIVRRGRTVAFVEIKSRGDIWAASEANSHYHRKRIAAAADIFLKNHPGYWNNYHLRYDEVICVPGKWPVHIISAWS; the protein is encoded by the coding sequence ATGGCGAAGCCGAATAAATCGCCGTTCAAAGTCAAACAAGGCGGCGATAATTTTCGCCGCGGCGTTTGGGCGGAATCTTGCGCCTTATTATTTTTGCTGAGCAAGGGATATTGGCCGTTGGCGCGGCGATATAAAACCCGGGATGGGGAAATTGACCTAATCGTCCGGCGCGGACGTACCGTTGCATTCGTTGAAATTAAATCGCGCGGCGACATTTGGGCCGCGTCCGAAGCCAACAGCCATTATCACCGCAAACGTATCGCAGCAGCAGCCGATATTTTTCTGAAAAACCATCCCGGATATTGGAATAATTATCATTTGCGCTATGATGAGGTAATCTGCGTTCCCGGCAAATGGCCGGTACATATTATTTCAGCTTGGAGTTGA
- a CDS encoding ATP-binding protein yields the protein MSINRIKTAAFQGIDVLPIDVQVTLTTGKVDFVIVGLPDKAVGESRERVRAALHAMGLALPPKRIVVNLSPADVLKEGSHFDLPIALGVLAASGIIGQDQIDNFVALGELALDGQLSGVNGVLPAAMHAFENSNGIICPEPNGPEAAWVEGLDIIAPLSLLALINHFKGTQVLSRPAPKLTEAIKTTLNLRDIKGQESAKRALEITAAGGHNLLMIGPPGSGKSMLASRLPSILPELSAVEALEVSMIHSIAGQLDDGKISKTRPYRDPHHSASLPALVGGGLRAAPGEISLAHQGVLFLDELPEFQRQTLEALRQPIETGRALIARANAHITYPARFQLIAAMNPCRCGYLDDPSRCCTKAPRCAADYQSKISGPIFDRIDIHVDVPAVSALDLSRDASGEKSEDVAARIMQARERAQKRFSALDVKCRTNAEADGEILQNIVNLSDDAQKLLADAAEKWKLSARGYHRILRVARTIADLAANDNVGRTHVAEALGYRRLNVKD from the coding sequence ATGAGCATTAATCGCATCAAAACCGCCGCATTCCAAGGCATCGATGTTTTGCCGATCGACGTGCAAGTCACGCTGACCACCGGTAAGGTGGATTTTGTGATTGTCGGATTGCCGGACAAGGCGGTTGGCGAATCGCGCGAGCGTGTACGCGCCGCGTTGCATGCGATGGGATTGGCCCTGCCGCCCAAACGTATTGTCGTTAATTTATCACCCGCCGATGTTTTAAAAGAAGGATCGCATTTCGATTTGCCGATTGCGCTGGGCGTTCTGGCCGCATCGGGCATTATCGGCCAGGATCAGATTGATAATTTCGTCGCGCTGGGTGAATTGGCGCTGGATGGGCAACTAAGCGGCGTGAATGGCGTTTTGCCCGCCGCGATGCATGCGTTTGAAAATTCCAATGGCATTATTTGCCCGGAACCGAATGGGCCGGAAGCCGCCTGGGTGGAAGGATTGGATATTATCGCGCCACTAAGTTTATTGGCGCTGATCAATCATTTTAAAGGCACGCAAGTTTTATCGCGCCCCGCGCCGAAATTGACCGAGGCGATTAAAACCACATTGAATTTGCGCGATATCAAGGGCCAGGAATCCGCCAAGCGCGCCTTGGAAATCACCGCGGCGGGTGGCCATAATTTATTGATGATCGGCCCGCCCGGATCGGGCAAATCGATGCTGGCCTCGCGCTTGCCGTCGATATTACCGGAATTGAGCGCGGTGGAAGCGTTAGAGGTCAGCATGATTCATTCCATCGCCGGGCAATTGGATGATGGGAAAATTTCTAAAACCCGCCCCTACCGCGATCCGCATCACTCCGCGTCTTTACCGGCGTTGGTTGGCGGCGGATTGCGCGCCGCGCCAGGCGAAATATCTTTGGCCCATCAAGGCGTTTTGTTTTTGGATGAATTGCCGGAATTTCAACGTCAAACGCTGGAAGCATTGCGCCAACCGATTGAAACCGGCCGCGCCCTGATCGCGCGGGCCAATGCGCATATCACCTATCCGGCGCGATTTCAATTGATCGCCGCGATGAATCCTTGCCGGTGCGGGTATTTGGACGATCCATCGCGTTGTTGCACCAAGGCGCCGCGTTGCGCCGCCGATTATCAATCGAAAATATCGGGACCGATTTTCGACCGGATCGATATTCATGTCGATGTGCCAGCCGTCAGCGCGCTGGATCTATCGCGCGATGCCAGCGGCGAGAAAAGCGAAGATGTCGCCGCGCGTATTATGCAGGCGCGGGAACGCGCGCAAAAAAGATTTTCGGCGCTGGATGTCAAATGCCGCACCAATGCCGAAGCCGATGGCGAAATTCTGCAAAATATTGTGAATCTAAGCGATGACGCGCAGAAATTATTGGCCGATGCGGCGGAAAAATGGAAATTGTCGGCGCGCGGGTATCATCGCATCTTGCGCGTGGCGCGCACCATTGCGGATCTGGCCGCAAACGATAATGTGGGCCGCACCCATGTGGCCGAAGCGCTGGGATACCGGCGATTGAATGTAAAAGATTAA
- a CDS encoding histidine triad nucleotide-binding protein, whose protein sequence is MAYDRNNIFAKILRGDIPCKKVFENEFALAFYDINPQAPTHVLIIPKGEYISFDDFAAKASNDEITGFFRTAGQVAQQVGAVEQGFRLISNCGSNGGQEVPHFHIHILAGRKLGKMVAAA, encoded by the coding sequence ATGGCCTATGATCGCAATAATATTTTCGCCAAAATTCTGCGCGGCGATATTCCATGCAAAAAAGTTTTTGAAAATGAATTCGCATTGGCGTTTTACGATATCAATCCGCAAGCGCCAACCCATGTATTGATCATCCCAAAGGGTGAATATATTTCTTTCGATGATTTTGCGGCCAAAGCCAGCAACGATGAAATCACCGGATTTTTCCGCACCGCCGGCCAAGTGGCGCAACAAGTCGGCGCCGTGGAGCAAGGTTTTCGTTTAATCAGCAATTGCGGATCGAATGGCGGCCAGGAAGTGCCGCATTTCCATATTCACATTCTGGCTGGCCGTAAATTGGGTAAAATGGTCGCCGCCGCTTAA
- a CDS encoding glutathione synthase — MIKTIAVQMDDIGQLNLPHDNTFFMMREAAKRGYKIFYYTPDNLFAAGQTVKARGHFVDIPKGKIDYKLSDAQDFDLSASDAILIRQDPPFDMAYVTTTLLLDLIAHKTLVLNNPKSLRDYPEKILPLHFPSLIPATLVSAEYGIIEEFYKKQGEIVVKPIYGRHGQRVFYIKADDKNFESIVRTMLAYGQPIIAQKFLPDIYDGSKRVIMINGEVIATMKNVPPKGSILSGYSDRSPYQVTELTPAQKKICDTIGPFMAKAGLFLAGIDLIGDYLIEINVTSPSGLIPIEQLYNKNAVEIFWNMAENQLVKLRQNAA, encoded by the coding sequence ATGATTAAAACCATCGCCGTGCAAATGGACGATATCGGCCAGTTGAATTTGCCGCATGACAATACATTTTTCATGATGCGCGAAGCGGCGAAACGCGGGTACAAAATTTTTTATTACACGCCGGACAATTTATTCGCGGCCGGGCAAACGGTTAAAGCGCGTGGACATTTTGTCGATATCCCCAAAGGCAAGATCGATTATAAATTATCGGATGCGCAGGATTTCGATTTATCGGCATCGGACGCGATTTTAATCCGCCAAGACCCGCCATTCGATATGGCGTATGTAACGACCACCTTATTATTGGATTTGATCGCCCATAAAACATTGGTGCTGAATAATCCAAAATCATTGCGCGATTATCCCGAAAAAATATTGCCACTGCATTTCCCATCGCTGATTCCGGCGACGCTGGTTTCTGCGGAATATGGAATCATCGAAGAATTTTATAAGAAACAGGGCGAGATTGTGGTGAAGCCGATTTACGGACGGCACGGTCAGCGCGTGTTTTATATCAAAGCGGATGATAAAAATTTCGAATCGATCGTGCGCACCATGCTGGCTTATGGCCAGCCGATTATCGCGCAGAAATTTTTGCCGGATATTTACGATGGCAGCAAACGCGTGATCATGATCAATGGCGAAGTCATCGCCACCATGAAAAATGTGCCGCCGAAAGGAAGCATTCTTTCCGGTTATTCCGACCGATCGCCATACCAAGTCACCGAACTGACACCAGCGCAGAAAAAAATCTGCGATACGATTGGGCCGTTTATGGCTAAGGCAGGATTGTTTTTGGCGGGCATCGATTTGATCGGCGATTATTTGATTGAAATTAATGTCACTTCGCCATCGGGCTTAATTCCAATTGAACAATTATATAACAAAAACGCCGTCGAAATATTTTGGAATATGGCGGAAAATCAATTGGTTAAGTTACGCCAAAATGCGGCATAA